TCTCAGATACAAAGATcggatattcatttcattagaaATTTAGTAAATGAAATTTTCGATTCTGCGCTATCGTCTGCTTGTGGCAGAGTTTAATGATGCATGGCGTATTGATGCGACTGACGAAAGCCatcaaaattgaaacaattacaattaaagTTCATTTCTACTATTCGTTTCAGATGCAGCCGGTGACCAGTTTCAATTTATCAACGGAGTCGACGGAATTCCTAGATATAGTTTGGTTACGTTCGATCTGAATTCACGTGGAGAATACGACTGGATGGAAATCGGAAAATATATCGGTAACTGGTCTATTTCAGGTATTAGCTTTTCTCGGCTTAGTGGCTTTTCTTCCTTTCTCTATATCCGTCGCCTTGTACGTACTACCTACTTACGGTCTTAATACGGCTTTCCACCTTGTTTTTTCACCTTTACATCGCTTGCCTGCTGGAAACATTCAAGATCTCTACGCAATATTATTTTGGaaagtatgtatatatgtatctcGATATTTTGGATTTCTCTTCGACAAGTTGTATGCGAAAGAGTATGTAAATATTACTTTTCATGTATTATGAAATTGAGTCTTTGTTCTCTGTCGCCACCCTGctctcaattttcaacaaATCTAATCGatcaaaattttaaaacttgCGATACTGATTTCTTGTCTATAAATTCCAGGTCACAACGTCAGTGCAGCTTTGATTTTTGATTCGGAATTCTTGAAAACGAAAGATCGCATACCGGCCAGCCAGTGCGCCGAACAGTGTGGCCCAACTCAAGCCACGCGCTACACGGAAATGGATCAGTGTTGTTGGATATGTCAGAATTGTTCAGAAAACGAATACGTCGCTTCGACGAAGAGCGATTCACACAACGACGAACAATCCTGTCAGAAATGTGACGATGGATTCTGGCCAAACGTAAACGGCACAGACTGTCAGCCCCTGCCCTTAATGCATACTAGATACGACACGATTTGGTCCATAATAGCTTTCTCAGTTGCTTCAGTGGGATTAATAATCGTCGTTATAGTTAGCATCATATTCATTATCTATAGGAACACGCCCATCATTCGAGCCACCGGGAAGGAATCTAGTTGCGTTTTGATGTTCGGTATTTGCCTGTCGTATCTATCCAGTTTAGCGTTCCTTCAGAAACCAACGGAAGCACTGTGCATCGCGATTCGTTTTCTGTTAGGTACGTGTTACACCGTTTGTTACGCCGCCCTATTGGCGAAAACAATCCGCATCGTGCGCATATTCGATTCCTATAATTCTGGGATAAAAAACGTGAAATACATCACCACTAGATATCAACTGATTTTCATAGCTTCTCTAGTGCTCGTCGAAGAGATCATAATCGCCTCGTGGAGCTTAGCTATTCTCGATAAACCTTTCATTCTGAAAGTTTACCCGACAGTGAAGAGTAACATTTTGATCTGCTACGACGCTCAAGGACTCCCTTATTTACTGGTGTTAGTTTATCCCTTGATACTGGTAATTTCGTGTACTGTTTACGCGTTCAGAGCTCGTAAGACTCCCGATGGGTTTAACGAGTCGCGAAATCTCGGATTCTGCGCGTACACTACCTGCATAATCTGGGGCGCGTTCATTCCCGTGTACTACGCCACCTGGGATCATAACTATAACGCATTCATCATGAGTATAACGGTCAGCCTGAATGCTACTGTAGAACTGATGTGCATATTCGTTTCTAAAGTATACATAGTTATATTGAGACCGGAGAGGAACACGCGGGCGGCCGTTATGGCTCGGTCCTCCAGTCATTTGAACAGTATTTCAGTTTCAGTTGTACCGGGGAACAGAACATCTACCGACGGTAAGAGGTTCTTAACCATAGATAAAAATAAGATTGTGAACATTGATTTTGAATCGAAACCTCATTCATATCTTGAATAACGTAGTAAATTTTCCTCCAAGTTGCTCAATTTTTCTGGATTCTTCCTCCAGTTCTGTATTTTCATAGACAtcgattttgatgatttgatataCTTGAAACATTTTAATCGCTTTCTTTCCCTTTTCAGAGTCGTTGAGTAGAAGATCCTTGTCAGATCCGTCTGCCACCAACATTTTATCACTAGTAACGTCTGATACGTCGTTATCAACCGGGGAATCTATTCTATTAACCCCTTCAACCTGTAATAAAAACAAGGCGCATTCCATGTCTTCTAGCAACTCGCATACGAACCAAGAAATTGCGCTCAAACGAAATAAAACGGAACCCACTATCAATCGCCACGTTAACTATGACTGTAGGCCGCATAAGAGATCCGGCCGAACATCCATGACTTCTAGCGGACATTCGACGGACCTGGATTCGGTTCCCAATACAGACTTATAAACGGCACCTATGTTGGTCAACCCAAAGATTCCTTATCCTGTTTCCTGttgtttgtaaatattgtatatttgtgTCTATTTGATCATAGATAAATACAGGGTGTCTCAAAacttcatttttaatgaatgattgcTCTTAAAGCTACGGTGTTACATTTTTTGAGACATcgtataattgaaatatatatttcttgcattaaagatcatgaattcgATGAGTTCTAGTATGTAAGGACTATACACATGCATttcgggttcgaacccatacaagggcgtcgtcgtcgtcggcagGGATGATACCCAACTGTCGCAAGGCCACAACATAATTGGAATCCCGATGTCACATACACCAggaaatagatagaaaatgaAAGGGAGTTTTGGGTACAACAAATCCACTGACCTTTACTTAAGATCGTTTGCTAGCCTTATATTCTGGTCTTCGGGATTTTTAGCTGAACGTGACCTATGAGCCAACGGACGTGGTGGTGATGCCCCTGTGGTGGTTACGTTATTTCAGGCCTCGAAAAAATCAAACTGCTTACAAACAGATAAGTATGGAGTATGATTAGGGTTTTGCAGGGGTGGAACCAGGGCGCAGACGTTGGCGGGagcaaaaagaaatgaaaagagCACTTTTAAAAAGGGCAGTATCCACGCAGCCAAAATGGCAGTATGGAAAATCTAGAAATGTCAGTGCATTTTAAGCTGGCACTTGAGATCAAAGAGGATGATTTCGCGTATGAGCCCAAATTTTGGACAGAAAACTGCTGCTCCCGTTGGGTGCGGATGGGAAAATTACTTCGAAAAGGATTGTCATCATTGTTCAAAAGGGTATGAGAAAATTGCTACTGGAGCACGTGCGCCCATCAAAATCGGCCTTTGGTTTGAGGATGGTTTTACTTGGTGGCACCCATAGCGGCGGCAATGGTGACTGAGTGTAGCGTAGATTAGCACACAGCGACGGAGTAACGTAGCTGCGACTGAACGGGTTGTGTATCAACGCTGCAGTGTCACCGATGTGTTGCGTGTATTAATGTTTTGCTCAGTCGATTATTCGACAGCTGTTTACATCAGGAGGGAGCCAGGTtccaatatatttatatatatattatagagCAGTACTATATCAGAGAAAATAGACATGTTCATGCGATAGCATTAGTCAATGGGCGGTGAATGGTTGGTCATCGTTTGCTTGATTATAAGTGGAGAATTTACGCAATGACTCTGATTCAATAAATGGTAGCATTGATGGTATGTATTCAATAGATATTATACATCTGTATTTGTGTAAACTACTTGCTTTCTTCTATAGATGCAGGTGAATATTCTGTATCGAAATTCCGAGGCCGATTGTCTTTATTTTTTGCCACTAGTTTAATTATTACATTAGAACGATAATCTCAAAGTAACGACCGAATTCCGAAGATAATTTCGAAGTGCTTTTGTCGAAAACAACGAAAGCAGCAAAATTCCTATTTGCAGCGCGACTAAAAGGCTAATGATATGTTTATACTCGAGAAATAGCTCTTAAGTTAACGATTGTCACGAATGGTTCTACACGAGACTGTAAAAACATTCGACTACAATAAAAAAACACACGACTCTGCCATAACAACACTGCAAGATATTTCATTATACTTGCTTATAGAATACACGAGCgattaatatttcattcataagaCATCTAATATTCAGAAAAAGCCCACGATTGAATGTTTGTACTCCGGGGGATTGTTTCAATCTGGTGGAACGATCATGAGGCCGGCAGGTGCCACGCTATACCACGTATTGTACGTATTGAATACGAACCGTGATAAATCCCGTGATTAAATTCTTGAGAAAAAGACGTTATAAAACCACGCCTTCAGTAGTAGAATTTATGAGTAAAGTATGACTTCGTGCAGGCTGCATCATAAAGCATTGGCggatttttagaaaatggcTACTTCATTGCcaattatatatttgaagtACATCTGACTCTAAATTCATTCGGTTTATTCATTTGTACCTGTGAGTACCTAATTACTGAGAATGTATC
This Tubulanus polymorphus chromosome 7, tnTubPoly1.2, whole genome shotgun sequence DNA region includes the following protein-coding sequences:
- the LOC141909308 gene encoding metabotropic glutamate receptor 3-like isoform X2: MYSRLFLIFALVAKLTVLADLTIANCSGDVILGALFPVHLSDDVKTCGEIQNEDGVQLLEAMLFTLDEINRSGLLPFRLGAIGLDSCENDAYALRQVSRIIRISTYNAENSTIFQCRDGSAPNLRPYLEAFTDAKGWVGGASSEVTMQVATFLQLFQIPTISYQSTSPDLSNRERYTHFLRTVPSDVYQAKAMVAVLKDLNWKYVSVVYEETNYGIKGVSALEAEIVDTDICFTAKEKISISEHRTELPTRKGLAAPPNQYVKIVRRLLQKEHAKVVIVYARDIFAYQIFLVADKLNMHDRFIWLGSDGWSHRNAVVQGVEKVVRGAITVRPMSIPLPGFAEYFTSLKPFSNSRNPWFKEFWENHFDCSIKATSGSRSTCTGREDLNHTGGFELSVYSSMVRDAVYAFAYALKKVHRDKCGAHATSVCPNMKAVDGNELLTYLRVINFTDAAGDQFQFINGVDGIPRYSLVTFDLNSRGEYDWMEIGKYIGHNVSAALIFDSEFLKTKDRIPASQCAEQCGPTQATRYTEMDQCCWICQNCSENEYVASTKSDSHNDEQSCQKCDDGFWPNVNGTDCQPLPLMHTRYDTIWSIIAFSVASVGLIIVVIVSIIFIIYRNTPIIRATGKESSCVLMFGICLSYLSSLAFLQKPTEALCIAIRFLLGTCYTVCYAALLAKTIRIVRIFDSYNSGIKNVKYITTRYQLIFIASLVLVEEIIIASWSLAILDKPFILKVYPTVKSNILICYDAQGLPYLLVLVYPLILVISCTVYAFRARKTPDGFNESRNLGFCAYTTCIIWGAFIPVYYATWDHNYNAFIMSITVSLNATVELMCIFVSKVYIVILRPERNTRAAVMARSSSHLNSISVSVVPGNRTSTDESLSRRSLSDPSATNILSLVTSDTSLSTGESILLTPSTCNKNKAHSMSSSNSHTNQEIALKRNKTEPTINRHVNYDCRPHKRSGRTSMTSSGHSTDLDSVPNTDL
- the LOC141909308 gene encoding metabotropic glutamate receptor 3-like isoform X1 — translated: MYSRLFLIFALVAKLTVLADLTIANCSGDVILGALFPVHLSDDVKTCGEIQNEDGVQLLEAMLFTLDEINRSGLLPFRLGAIGLDSCENDAYALRQVSRIIRISTYNAENSTIFQCRDGSAPNLRPYLEAFTDAKGWVGGASSEVTMQVATFLQLFQIPTISYQSTSPDLSNRERYTHFLRTVPSDVYQAKAMVAVLKDLNWKYVSVVYEETNYGIKGVSALEAEIVDTDICFTAKEKISISEHRTELPTRKGLAAPPNQYVKIVRRLLQKEHAKVVIVYARDIFAYQIFLVADKLNMHDRFIWLGSDGWSHRNAVVQGVEKVVRGAITVRPMSIPLPGFAEYFTSLKPFSNSRNPWFKEFWENHFDCSIKATSGSRSTCTGREDLNHTGGFELSVYSSMVRDAVYAFAYALKKVHRDKCGAHATSVCPNMKAVDGNELLTYLRVINFTDAAGDQFQFINGVDGIPRYSLVTFDLNSRGEYDWMEIGKYIGNWSISGHNVSAALIFDSEFLKTKDRIPASQCAEQCGPTQATRYTEMDQCCWICQNCSENEYVASTKSDSHNDEQSCQKCDDGFWPNVNGTDCQPLPLMHTRYDTIWSIIAFSVASVGLIIVVIVSIIFIIYRNTPIIRATGKESSCVLMFGICLSYLSSLAFLQKPTEALCIAIRFLLGTCYTVCYAALLAKTIRIVRIFDSYNSGIKNVKYITTRYQLIFIASLVLVEEIIIASWSLAILDKPFILKVYPTVKSNILICYDAQGLPYLLVLVYPLILVISCTVYAFRARKTPDGFNESRNLGFCAYTTCIIWGAFIPVYYATWDHNYNAFIMSITVSLNATVELMCIFVSKVYIVILRPERNTRAAVMARSSSHLNSISVSVVPGNRTSTDESLSRRSLSDPSATNILSLVTSDTSLSTGESILLTPSTCNKNKAHSMSSSNSHTNQEIALKRNKTEPTINRHVNYDCRPHKRSGRTSMTSSGHSTDLDSVPNTDL